The following are from one region of the Treponema denticola genome:
- the dgcA gene encoding diguanylate cyclase DgcA: MKRQVKIMKTSPNEKLLKKALHSCNNKKYSDKISHQEKEIFDLKQLLQISKSLNSVLEFDRLIEAILYIVMAQLKTLGAAIFTKKSFDDSSFVLNRDHYGFDIIRDAQYSINVDHPLINFLDKSDSGCTPDEISKNIKTDKIVKDLFSLNPSFFVPLKAKNRMIGFLLLGEKMESAHQFTDYEKNIIENIASLAAIAINNSQLLEMTTTDIMTHLKLKHYFFTLLMERLYTINSSGEKKETLSILMIDIDFFKNINDTYGHAAGDIVLEEVAKIIKSCTRNADTAARYGGEEFVVMLNNTPSNAAMAVAERIRRSVEGKSFVYDGKKINVTISIGVSSYNFDLESAKTIVDRADKALYESKQNGRNRVTLSKNNLPKV; this comes from the coding sequence ATGAAAAGGCAGGTAAAAATTATGAAAACCAGTCCAAATGAAAAATTATTAAAAAAGGCATTGCATTCATGCAATAATAAAAAATATTCCGATAAAATTTCTCATCAAGAAAAAGAAATATTTGATTTAAAACAACTGTTACAAATTTCAAAAAGTTTAAATTCGGTTTTGGAATTTGACCGTCTTATTGAAGCGATATTATATATAGTTATGGCTCAGCTAAAAACCCTTGGAGCTGCAATTTTTACAAAAAAATCCTTTGATGATAGTAGTTTTGTATTAAATAGGGACCATTACGGTTTTGATATAATCCGCGATGCGCAATACTCTATAAATGTAGATCATCCGCTTATAAATTTTTTGGATAAATCGGATTCGGGATGCACTCCCGATGAGATAAGTAAGAACATAAAAACCGATAAGATAGTAAAAGACTTATTCAGCCTTAACCCTTCTTTTTTTGTACCCCTAAAAGCAAAAAATAGAATGATAGGCTTTTTGCTTTTAGGCGAGAAAATGGAAAGTGCTCATCAATTTACGGATTATGAAAAAAACATTATAGAAAACATAGCTTCCTTAGCTGCTATAGCCATAAACAATTCTCAGCTTTTAGAAATGACTACAACCGACATAATGACTCACCTAAAACTGAAACATTACTTTTTTACTCTGCTGATGGAGCGCCTCTATACTATAAATTCTTCAGGCGAAAAAAAAGAAACTCTTTCAATTTTGATGATTGATATAGACTTTTTTAAGAATATAAACGATACCTATGGTCATGCTGCCGGAGATATTGTTTTAGAAGAAGTTGCAAAAATAATAAAATCATGTACAAGGAATGCAGATACGGCTGCAAGGTATGGCGGCGAAGAATTTGTAGTAATGCTTAACAATACTCCGTCGAATGCTGCTATGGCTGTAGCCGAAAGAATAAGAAGGTCTGTAGAAGGGAAGTCCTTTGTGTATGACGGTAAAAAAATTAATGTAACTATTTCTATAGGGGTATCAAGTTATAACTTTGATCTTGAATCGGCAAAGACTATAGTAGACAGGGCAGACAAGGCTTTATACGAATCCAAGCAAAACGGACGGAATCGTGTAACATTATCCAAAAATAACTTGCCTAAAGTTTGA
- a CDS encoding rhomboid family intramembrane serine protease, with product MKFLRKPFKYTYKNAVLIIALINAGVFVLTSLFRNLSAYLGLVPILVVEAQTYWQFFTYQFVHGDFFHLAFNMLALFFFGVPVERKIGTKEFILYYLLVGTIDGILSFLVYAATGFYIISLVGASGAIFGVLLLYAVIYPNSVVYLWGVIPVPAPLLILGYAVIELISIFSMGDGVAHLTHFIGLLAGWVYIRIRFGIKPLKVWNSTGR from the coding sequence ATGAAGTTTTTAAGAAAACCGTTTAAATATACATATAAGAATGCCGTACTTATCATAGCCCTGATAAATGCCGGTGTTTTTGTTCTTACAAGTCTTTTTAGAAATTTGAGTGCATATTTAGGGCTTGTACCTATTCTTGTAGTGGAAGCACAAACTTATTGGCAGTTTTTCACTTATCAATTTGTTCATGGCGACTTTTTTCATTTGGCATTTAATATGCTTGCCTTATTCTTTTTCGGCGTTCCCGTAGAACGCAAGATTGGAACAAAGGAATTTATACTTTATTATCTTTTGGTAGGGACAATTGATGGGATTTTGAGCTTTTTGGTATATGCTGCAACAGGATTTTATATTATTAGCCTTGTAGGTGCATCAGGAGCGATTTTTGGGGTTTTGCTTTTATATGCCGTAATTTATCCGAACTCAGTGGTCTACCTTTGGGGTGTGATTCCCGTGCCGGCCCCTCTTTTGATTTTAGGTTATGCCGTAATCGAGTTAATAAGCATTTTTTCCATGGGTGACGGAGTAGCTCATTTGACTCATTTTATAGGGCTCCTTGCAGGCTGGGTATATATAAGAATCCGTTTCGGAATAAAGCCTCTTAAAGTCTGGAATTCAACGGGACGGTAA
- a CDS encoding tRNA-dihydrouridine synthase family protein: MKLISAPMAAITHSAFRRLIACFKEPDEYFSEMIHAPSAISGGGFEKWYFRANPSPEKLVWQITSPDEKSAAACVPLLLQYGGFGIDLNMGCCAPQIVNTGAGFAWMKKPLSETASLVSKVKKAVLLYDEQKAGPQTEPIRLSVKLRLGEEENYDRLLSFCKMLVSEGVHLITLHPRTQKQKYSRPCKHEYTARLAADLSVPVYGNGDINSLEILEKIGSKYPCSGWMIGRSAVQKPWIFYELSKGILKNGTAEDKDEKIEIDLLKTAELFLSFLREEQPQEFYLTRAQRFFAFFCDNFSFAHHIKSKVLNCKNLDDMLHNLSDYFEEVPEDRLIRV; this comes from the coding sequence ATGAAGTTGATATCGGCACCCATGGCTGCAATAACTCACTCCGCTTTTAGAAGGCTCATAGCCTGCTTTAAGGAACCTGATGAGTATTTTTCGGAAATGATACATGCTCCCTCGGCTATTTCAGGCGGGGGTTTTGAAAAATGGTATTTTAGGGCAAATCCATCGCCTGAAAAACTTGTTTGGCAGATTACAAGCCCTGATGAAAAGTCCGCTGCTGCTTGTGTTCCTCTTTTGCTTCAATACGGAGGTTTCGGCATTGACCTAAATATGGGCTGCTGTGCCCCGCAGATTGTAAACACCGGAGCCGGTTTTGCATGGATGAAAAAGCCGCTTTCAGAGACGGCCTCATTGGTAAGCAAGGTCAAAAAAGCTGTTCTGTTGTATGATGAGCAAAAGGCCGGGCCGCAAACGGAGCCTATCCGTCTGAGTGTAAAACTGCGCTTAGGCGAAGAAGAAAACTATGATAGGCTTTTATCCTTTTGTAAGATGCTTGTTTCGGAAGGAGTACACTTGATTACCCTCCACCCCCGCACACAAAAGCAAAAATATTCAAGGCCCTGTAAACATGAGTACACAGCCCGCCTTGCAGCCGATTTAAGTGTTCCCGTTTACGGTAACGGAGATATAAATTCCCTTGAAATCTTAGAAAAAATCGGCTCAAAATATCCGTGTTCCGGCTGGATGATAGGAAGGTCTGCCGTGCAAAAGCCTTGGATTTTTTATGAACTTTCAAAAGGTATTTTAAAAAACGGAACAGCCGAAGATAAGGACGAAAAAATCGAAATAGATTTATTAAAAACGGCAGAACTCTTTTTAAGTTTTTTACGGGAAGAACAGCCTCAAGAGTTTTACCTTACAAGGGCTCAAAGGTTTTTTGCTTTTTTTTGCGATAATTTCAGCTTTGCCCACCACATAAAAAGCAAGGTTCTAAATTGTAAAAACCTTGACGATATGCTTCACAATTTAAGTGACTATTTTGAAGAAGTGCCCGAAGACAGACTCATAAGGGTTTAG
- a CDS encoding LTA synthase family protein, which translates to MLREKIEFTNKKEKKKQAFLGSLFVFLYTFLIMLIIWLLGVFPHAQMDQLIFTAVTPIDGTSSAVLLSFYLKALVIPIILSFVNLILILKEIKLVLKTKKGKSYRLFPVLIRRPRLYVLIYICIFLGYSQYKFGYIQYVYYKLSPPTDLYETNYIDPSKVEFNFPPKKRNLIILYLESMEISATSKEFGGLSRYDLIPELRGIAEQNLSFSHCEKLGGGTQVMGTSHSIASLTSLNMGVPLILNLPSFDSSSFKLSSLNTSSIKIDNFIEGGYGLGDLLYDNGYNLVFSMAADKDFGCLGNFLTNHKNFKIQDYSYFVENGRIPKGYNVWWGFEDEKLYQFAREDITELSKEDKPFAYIFFTADTHSPHGYADEKCPNLYFEKIHNVYAGASKKAYDFVEWAKAQDFYRDTTIVILGDHLYMGGDLYLPTVKLQDRHPYNAFINSAKTTDKNKNRLFTTFDLFPTVVESMGIEFNAKGLGLGRSLFSGEKTLLEEKGLKKLNSEIEKPSIFYEEKLMKKH; encoded by the coding sequence ATGCTTAGGGAAAAAATTGAATTCACAAATAAAAAAGAAAAGAAAAAGCAGGCTTTTTTAGGAAGCCTTTTTGTATTTCTGTATACTTTTCTTATAATGCTCATAATTTGGCTTTTGGGAGTCTTCCCTCATGCCCAGATGGATCAGCTTATCTTTACTGCCGTAACACCCATTGACGGTACAAGCAGTGCAGTTCTTCTAAGTTTTTATTTAAAAGCTCTTGTAATTCCGATAATCCTATCTTTTGTAAACCTCATTTTGATCCTAAAAGAAATAAAACTTGTTTTAAAAACAAAAAAAGGAAAATCTTACAGACTCTTCCCTGTTTTGATAAGAAGGCCCCGCCTTTATGTTTTGATTTACATTTGTATTTTTTTAGGCTACAGCCAATATAAATTCGGGTACATTCAATATGTTTATTATAAATTAAGCCCTCCAACGGATCTTTATGAAACTAACTATATAGACCCTTCAAAGGTAGAATTTAATTTTCCTCCAAAAAAGAGAAATCTTATAATCCTCTACCTTGAATCGATGGAAATAAGTGCTACATCAAAAGAATTCGGAGGCTTATCCCGTTACGATCTTATTCCCGAATTACGCGGGATAGCCGAACAAAACCTCTCATTCAGCCACTGTGAAAAATTGGGCGGAGGGACCCAGGTTATGGGAACCTCTCATTCCATAGCCTCTCTTACTTCCCTAAATATGGGAGTTCCGTTAATTTTAAATCTTCCTTCTTTTGATTCATCTTCTTTTAAACTTTCATCTTTAAATACTTCTTCAATAAAAATCGATAATTTTATAGAAGGGGGTTACGGACTCGGAGACCTTTTATATGATAACGGCTACAATCTTGTGTTCAGTATGGCTGCAGACAAAGATTTCGGCTGTTTGGGTAATTTTTTAACCAATCATAAAAATTTTAAGATTCAAGATTATTCTTACTTTGTTGAAAACGGAAGAATCCCTAAAGGCTACAATGTTTGGTGGGGCTTTGAAGACGAAAAGCTTTATCAATTTGCACGGGAAGACATTACGGAGCTTTCAAAAGAAGATAAGCCTTTTGCCTATATTTTCTTTACTGCCGACACACATTCTCCCCACGGTTATGCCGATGAAAAATGCCCCAACCTTTATTTTGAAAAAATACACAATGTATACGCCGGAGCTTCAAAAAAAGCCTATGATTTTGTAGAATGGGCTAAAGCGCAGGACTTTTATAGAGATACCACAATAGTAATTTTAGGGGATCACTTGTACATGGGCGGAGATTTATACCTGCCGACCGTCAAATTACAAGATAGGCATCCCTACAATGCCTTTATAAATTCTGCAAAGACAACGGATAAGAACAAAAATCGGCTGTTTACAACCTTTGATCTTTTCCCCACAGTTGTAGAAAGTATGGGTATCGAATTCAATGCAAAGGGCTTAGGCCTCGGCCGCTCCTTATTTTCGGGAGAAAAAACTCTTCTTGAAGAAAAAGGCTTAAAGAAGCTTAACTCCGAAATTGAAAAGCCTTCAATCTTTTATGAAGAAAAACTGATGAAAAAACACTGA
- a CDS encoding coenzyme F420-0:L-glutamate ligase: MKKFVGTTSRGLIAPIIREGDDIASIAAETLLNAAKAENFTIKDKDILSVTESIVARAQGNYATADDIAADIKAKFGNSCIGLIFPILSRNRFSVCLEGIARSKNKLIIMLSYPSDEVGNHLIDPDVFEDSDVNPWTNSFTREEFRSKFGDHKHKFTGMDYIEYYDSIIKKHNPESFVILSNDPKKIIEYTDSVLACDIHTRNRTKKLLKKAGAKTVLGLDDILSSPVKGSGFNSDYGLLGSNKSGEDRIKLFPHNAQIIVDKIQAIIKEKTGKTIEVMVYGDGAFKDPIGKIWELADPVVSPAYTKGLEGKPNEVKLKYLADNNFKDLSEEEQKEKIAEYIEKHQKETASHIDSMESQGTTPRRLIDLIGSLSDLTSGSGDKGTPIIFIQGYFDKYTG, translated from the coding sequence ATGAAGAAATTTGTAGGAACTACATCCAGAGGTTTGATTGCTCCGATAATCCGCGAGGGAGATGACATAGCCTCAATTGCAGCCGAAACTCTTTTAAATGCCGCAAAAGCTGAAAACTTTACAATAAAAGATAAAGATATTCTTTCTGTCACAGAATCCATAGTAGCCCGTGCACAGGGGAACTATGCAACAGCCGACGATATAGCAGCCGACATAAAGGCAAAATTCGGAAACTCATGTATAGGCCTAATTTTTCCGATTTTAAGCCGGAACCGTTTTTCGGTTTGTTTGGAAGGCATAGCCCGCTCAAAAAACAAACTCATCATCATGTTAAGCTATCCCAGTGATGAGGTAGGCAATCACTTGATTGACCCGGATGTTTTTGAAGACTCCGATGTAAATCCATGGACAAATTCCTTTACAAGAGAAGAATTTAGAAGCAAATTCGGAGACCACAAGCATAAATTCACAGGAATGGATTATATAGAATATTATGATTCGATAATCAAAAAGCATAATCCCGAATCCTTTGTAATCCTATCCAATGATCCGAAAAAAATAATAGAATACACAGATTCAGTTTTAGCCTGCGATATTCATACACGGAATAGAACAAAAAAACTTTTAAAAAAGGCCGGAGCAAAGACCGTTTTAGGCCTCGACGATATTTTAAGCAGCCCGGTAAAGGGAAGCGGCTTTAATTCGGATTACGGACTTCTGGGTTCCAATAAGTCAGGAGAGGACAGGATTAAACTCTTTCCGCATAATGCGCAAATCATCGTCGATAAGATACAGGCTATAATAAAAGAAAAAACCGGCAAAACCATCGAGGTTATGGTTTATGGAGACGGAGCCTTTAAGGACCCGATAGGGAAAATTTGGGAGCTTGCCGATCCGGTTGTTTCACCTGCTTATACAAAGGGACTTGAAGGCAAGCCCAATGAGGTAAAGTTAAAATATCTGGCAGACAACAACTTCAAAGACTTAAGTGAAGAAGAACAAAAGGAAAAAATCGCAGAATATATCGAAAAACATCAAAAAGAAACCGCCTCCCATATAGACTCTATGGAGTCTCAGGGAACGACCCCGCGGCGGCTTATCGACCTAATCGGTTCACTTTCAGACCTTACATCGGGAAGCGGAGACAAGGGAACCCCTATCATATTTATACAGGGATATTTCGACAAGTATACAGGGTAA
- a CDS encoding DUF1015 domain-containing protein, whose translation MFEKYAIKIPNILLPNNTINMETWSVIACDQYTQDHDYWKKVSLITKDQKSTLNLIFPEIYLNNFSEKQKQEYILKIHKDMLNYLETGIFNYIKNSMIYVERKTEYNHLRKGLITCIDLENYDWRASSRTMIRATEETILERIPARVDIRRSAPIETPHIMLLLNDHNNRLIEGIGDYLYKNKIDPIYDFNLMMNSGKITGWTVNEGALYSHIEKELECIYDENKDEKGISFMFAVGDGNHSLATAKAVWDEYKKKFGGISYDDKSISVPENIKNHPLRYALVEIVNLYDKDLIFEPIHRVIFDADIDELVNFVQSKLSGRIIRCNTKRELIDMVNLSKNCFGFISKDNNFICLQSDIECLAVTAIQPVLDEFISSANKIDYIHGCEETFQLAEQENAVSILLPPISKDNVFSTIAKYGPLPRKSFSIGEADEKRFYLECRKLF comes from the coding sequence ATGTTTGAAAAATATGCTATTAAAATTCCTAATATTTTACTTCCAAACAATACAATAAATATGGAGACTTGGTCAGTAATCGCTTGCGATCAGTATACCCAAGACCATGATTATTGGAAGAAGGTGTCTTTAATTACAAAAGATCAAAAATCGACTTTAAATCTTATATTTCCCGAAATATATTTAAATAATTTTTCAGAAAAACAAAAACAAGAGTATATTTTAAAGATACATAAAGACATGTTAAATTACCTTGAAACAGGCATATTTAACTATATAAAAAACTCTATGATATATGTAGAACGTAAAACCGAATATAATCATTTGAGAAAAGGGCTTATAACATGTATTGATTTGGAAAATTATGATTGGAGAGCCTCTTCACGAACAATGATACGTGCAACAGAGGAAACCATATTAGAACGTATTCCTGCAAGAGTAGATATAAGGAGGTCTGCACCGATTGAAACTCCGCATATTATGCTTCTACTGAATGACCATAATAACCGTCTAATAGAAGGTATAGGCGATTATTTGTACAAAAATAAAATAGACCCTATTTATGATTTTAATTTGATGATGAATTCCGGTAAAATAACCGGTTGGACTGTTAATGAAGGAGCTTTATATTCACACATAGAAAAGGAACTTGAATGTATATATGATGAAAATAAAGACGAAAAAGGTATTTCTTTTATGTTTGCGGTAGGAGATGGTAATCATTCTCTTGCAACTGCGAAGGCTGTTTGGGACGAATATAAAAAGAAATTTGGAGGAATATCTTATGATGATAAGTCCATATCTGTTCCTGAAAATATAAAAAATCACCCACTAAGATATGCTCTTGTCGAGATAGTAAATTTATACGATAAAGACCTAATATTTGAGCCTATACATAGAGTCATTTTTGATGCTGATATTGATGAGCTGGTAAATTTCGTACAATCAAAATTAAGCGGCAGGATTATAAGATGTAATACTAAAAGAGAATTAATTGATATGGTCAATTTATCAAAGAATTGTTTCGGCTTTATATCAAAAGATAATAATTTTATTTGTTTACAGTCCGATATTGAATGTCTTGCAGTTACTGCGATTCAACCTGTATTAGATGAATTTATTTCTTCTGCAAATAAAATAGATTACATCCACGGCTGTGAGGAGACATTTCAACTTGCAGAGCAAGAAAATGCTGTCTCAATATTATTGCCGCCAATATCAAAAGACAATGTTTTTTCAACCATCGCTAAATACGGCCCCTTACCTAGAAAAAGCTTTTCTATCGGGGAAGCTGATGAAAAAAGGTTTTATTTAGAATGTAGAAAGCTTTTCTAA